Below is a genomic region from Fusarium oxysporum Fo47 chromosome VIII, complete sequence.
aataaggtTGATCGAGCTTATGTAAAACAGACAAGAACTAAAGCGATGCTTGTACAATCCCCTTTGCCATCTCTGGTAGTGTATCAGCCATAACCTCCATCTGGGCGTCGAAGATCTCAGCGCAGGGATCCTGTTCATATATGGTGCAATAAGCGCCCCGGAAGCCAACTTTGACTGCAGCAGACACGTCCCACATGtgagcagcagcaaaccACTTGATATCATCCGGTGCGAATCGGGCTAGGGTTGGCTTGTATGCAGCCAACGCTGGCTTGGCCACGCCCTGTCCATCGCAGCTGATGAGGTTCTCCAGCGGCATGTCAACGCCAGCGCGCTCAAAGTATCCGCCCACACGGTTGGTATCGCCTGTTGTCAAACACCAGACTGTGAAGCCGGCGTCTCTTAATATTGCAAAACACTCTTTTGCTCCCGGTCGCAACTCGAGGTCCGAATATGCCTGGACACAAGCATCCCTTTCTGCGTCTGTGACGAGTTCCCGTGGTGCCGCAACGCCAACCATGAACAGCGTGCGGTAGAACAAGGTGCGCAAGACTTCCTTGTAGGGACGATGGCGCTCAGAGACGGAGAGAAAGGTGAACTCCAGCTCGGCTGCCGTCATCCAAGTGTAGCCGAATGCATTGGCTGTGATGTGCTTGGCGGCTAGCTTCTCGCCAATGACACGGTCAATGCCGCTGTAGAAGGCATTGAATGACACGCAGGTGCCGACGACGTCGAAGACCACATGCTTTTGATTGGCCATGATGGGGGCTTGATGCCAACCTTGGTTGCAATCCTAGAGGATAGAAGAGAGCGGGGCAAGAGGGGGAAAGAAAGTTTGGCGAAACAAGATAAGATGCGGATAGAAAAGGCGCAATGACCTGAGGTTACGCTGTAGACAATTATCTCAAGAAGAGACGAGTtacagcatcaacaacaacgtGAAATGGTCTCTTTTATCCAATGATGACTGTGACACTGGTACTCTGTACTCCACTGCACCGGTTATCGCCATTTCATCTTGATCTAGCCTGATGGAGTAGGACCGGTCCGGTCAGACATGATTGGCTACTCCATTCTCTGGCTATCAGTCATCATTATCAGGGATTCCACTTTTGGATCTTGACTCTCCTGGCTCCGGATCGGAGATATGCTAGCGGCACTAAAAAAGTTTAGCGGTATCTTGACATGAGATACTCAGCCGATAAGAGCACGCGGATGCCGCTGTTCCGGTCTGGTTATCCTTTCCCCAGAAGTTATCTACGGAGTACGCGTGTCTTATTGCATGTCTATACTTTAGACTAATAAACTTTGAGCGAATCAACTGAGATGGATAAAAGAAGTTCCATAATGCCTCTCTGAAGATCTGACCCTAATGAGGCATAGTTGGGTCAGACACTAGAGGCCTGTAGTGACTTGCTGAAAACCTAAGCTAGCCAGCAGGCCGGCTCGCTGGTCCACGAGAATCTGCAACACACTCTCGGCATTTCCCACATGTCCCACTTTCCCCGCAAAGTGCAGACTTAT
It encodes:
- a CDS encoding putative 2-haloalkanoic acid dehalogenase; this encodes MANQKHVVFDVVGTCVSFNAFYSGIDRVIGEKLAAKHITANAFGYTWMTAAELEFTFLSVSERHRPYKEVLRTLFYRTLFMVGVAAPRELVTDAERDACVQAYSDLELRPGAKECFAILRDAGFTVWCLTTGDTNRVGGYFERAGVDMPLENLISCDGQGVAKPALAAYKPTLARFAPDDIKWFAAAHMWDVSAAVKVGFRGAYCTIYEQDPCAEIFDAQMEVMADTLPEMAKGIVQASL